The Synchiropus splendidus isolate RoL2022-P1 chromosome 8, RoL_Sspl_1.0, whole genome shotgun sequence nucleotide sequence AGTGTACCACCAGTATGTTCCACTCATGGTGCTTCACTCAGGTGCAGAGCCAGGAGGCACCACACAGTCATGTTCCAGCCAGTAATTCAGCCAGTCTGGGGAGTTATTGATCTCAATGATTTCTCCCGTCAAGTCGGAGTTTCATGTGGTGGAAGAGCAGGACTCTTAAGTCTCTGTCCATGAGGCCCCTGGTCTGGCTACAGTGCAGCGTGTGAGCGGGTTAGTGCGCCACCTGGTGCTGGGCAGTTGAACTGCAGTCTCTTGCGGGGGCTGCAGTGCAGCGAGCGTCTCTGGTCCAGACACGCATCagccctgaaaaaaaaacagtctcacACCAGCTCAACAGCAGACTCCCGACAGCCCCCAGCTCACCTGGCGTTCAGGTGCTCCTCTCTGGGCATCATGTGACCGAAGGCAGTGGAGTAGTTGTCAGTCGGGCAGCGTTTGGGGCTACATTTGGATGAGACTGGAGCTAGGAGAGTCTCTCTCTTTGCTGCAAGACAGGCCATCGTCCttgtcaccaccatcatcaccaccatcatatTGAGTGGACCTACTGGGGGTAGCCCAGATGTTCCtctgagcaggaggaggcagcgatgatgacctctgaccctccgGCGAGAGACTGCAGCGGGCTCTGAGCACAGCGGCTGCACTCTCTCTACCCCTCTCCAACCCGGCTCTGCCCCACTGCCCGACTCCCTCTCTGACTTCTTTTGGCCTCTGGTCCGGTGACACCACAGTGTTCCGCTGACCACTGCCCCCTGAAGAGGTCGAGCCAGACTTAGGTGGCCAGGACCAGCAACAGAGTGTAGGTAAAGCTCGTAAGAAGCATCAAATGGTTCTCACATGGGGCCCGGGTCTCGGTGGCTCTGGTCTCCTCCAACTGGATCAGCGCTCTCATCATGGGGGTCAGGTCCCTCCTGCTGGAGTCCCGTTGGTTCTGCTCCTGCTGTTGGGTCTGAACCAGCTCACACTCAGACGGACTGGAACACCTGATCCACAGTGACACAGTGTCATTCCGCCAGTGAGCTGCTGACACACTTCCGTGTGGACCCACCTCCAGCCGCTCGTATCTATGGGACTGTGCACTCTACTGCCTGGACCAGATGGACCAGGCGACCTCTGCTGGGTCACATCTGGTTCAGGCTGGATCCTTCTGGGAGACAGCAGCAGGTCTGGATGGTGGAAGAGGCTGTGGACCGGACCAGGATCAGTCAgtcctgaccactgcagagacATGTTGGACAGGAGGAGGACTGACCCGGCTCCACAAGGCTGAGAGCTGCGGTGCAGGCTGAGGCGAGCCTGGGCCCGGTTCTGGTGTTCGAGCTGCTTCACCTGCGTCTCGAGTTTGGAGACTGTtctggagacagacagacacacaacggagacagacagacacacaacagagTCAGAGTCACAATTTCCCACTGTGACTAGACGCAGACTCACTTTTTCAGGTCCACGATCTCATTGTTGGCGTCACAGAGTTTGTTCTCCGTGGACACCAGCTGGTTCTGTCGACACAGTTCGacaaccaccatcatcatcatcatcatcatcgtcactgAGTGTGACTTACCTTGAGTCCGGTGTGTTCCTTCACCAAAGTGTCATAGTCTTCCACCAGCTGAggcgagagaggaagaggacgatgaggaagaggagggctcAGAGGAAGAGGACTGGTTCCCTCACCTCTTGAAGCATTTTGTGCTCACGCTGCCTCAGGGCCTCCTTCTGGTCGGCCTCCTGCCTCGAGAGTCGCACCTCGTCCTCCAGGTGAATGACTCGGGTCCTCAGATTAGTCATGACCGAGtctttctgctgctctgtgcaTCTGCTCTGCTCCAGTCGCTGCTGGAGGGACTCGATGGTTGCCATGGCGCTGGCGTAGCGCTGAGGCCAATCCACCTGTCAACAGAGACCAAATCAGAGTTAGTCATGAGAGCAGCTGCCTGGTGCTCCAGAAGTCACacacctgcttctcctccagttGTCGGTTGGACGCCTCCAGGTGTTGGACTCGCTGCTTTGCTTCAGACACACATTCCTCCAGATGTTGGCACCTGGAACCAGAAGAGAGGCAGTGTCAGAGGAGCCCTGCTGAGGAGTCACAGAGCAGGACAGAGGTAGCTGACATTCGTGACAGAGTTCTACATTATACTTTACTACCATCATCGCAACAGAATAAAGGCATCTGATCTAAACTAAAGGCAcgtctgtgacatcatcagcaccTCTCTGACTCACAAAGGCTCCCAGTTGTCAGGACCAGAGGTGAACTGGTCAACAGCACCTTTCAGCATCTGAGCTGGGTAAgaggtcagcagcagctgctggctaTCAGCATCTTTACTGCTATCTGCTGATAGCCAGGAGAAAAGGCCAACACTCACCTGTCCATCagcagctggttcctctggtcCAGGTCCTCGGGCCGAAGCTGTAGCTGCTCTCTCAGGGTTCTGATCTCTGACTCATAGTAGGCTCTGAGGTCAGAAACATGCCGGGCATGTTTGTCCCGCATGTTCTGTCTCAGTCTGTGGACCAGAGACACACGGTTCAGGCAGACGACAACCTCCCAACGCAAACAGTTCAAACCACCATCACTTCATCACCAGACCCACACCACTATATCTACAGTATAATTGACTCACAGAGAAAGAACCACTGGATCCAGAGATGATTCTGAACCTTGGACCGGACCTGCCTCCTCTGTACTGCTCTTTCTGATCTTTGAACTGGTTCTGATCACTCCAGACCGGGTGTGGTCCTGTGAGGTACATGCGCCTTGTGGCAGGACGGGTCCAGCTGTAGATACGCTGGAGACCTCAGAGTTGCAGTCTGTGTCTGCCAGGTTTGGACCGGACTCCACCATGCTGTCCGGGGTGATGGACGGTACAGGTCCTGAGCCCAGCGGGGCAGCAAAGGACGGGCTGCTGAAGTGCGATGGCGAGGTGAATCCCGAGGTCCTGTCCGACTGCCGAGTGCTCGCTGTCGGATCTAGGGTCAAAACCTAAGACATAAATTCAGGTTCAGATGTCCTGCCAGGGATCGGGTCGCTCCGATGGCGTCAGACCTGTGCGGTCAGAGGACTGGGCTGGACGGAAGCCTCTCCAAACTGCTTGTTCTGGTAGATCTTGCGGAGGGAAAGACCTGGCtcctgcagaggaagaggagacacTGTTCTCAGTGACTGCAGACTGGTACCGACACACGGTCCATGAGTATGGTTTCCTAGAAGACTAACTACTACCAAATGGAGCCAGAAACATGATGAAGCTGATGAACCGGTATGGTGGGAACTGTCCAGCACCGAGTCAACAAGTTTGAGTGACAGACTCTGTTCTGGTACCGGTCCACAGAGCCTGAGCCAGCATCTTACAACTTGTTACTCACCAGAGTCAAGGTCGCGTCCTGCAGGTGGAGATGGGTGTTGTTGTCCAAGCTGTCCGGGAGAGGGTGATATAGGTCATCCTCATGCAGCCGCCAGTAGGTAAGGCCTGGTTCCGGACCGGGAAGTGGTCCAAATATAGAACACAGCGTTAGATACAGAGTACTGGTGTCAGTCAGCGAGAAGACCCGCCACCTCTCACTCACCTGAGAGCTCCGACATTGCGCTGTCGCTCCTCCTTGAGCCGGGCCCGTCCAACGGCTGGACAGGTCCAGTCTGCACCTGGACAGAGACAATGATCACACAACCGcaatgaacaaaactgtagagCACGATCAGGGGTCACAGCAAGAGCTACCTGTTCCTGGGAgtcagtgctctcctggttctggTCTGTGACTTTGACCCTTCTGGACCTGAGTTTCTGCCTCTGTGCCCAGGAGGTGAAGGTTTGGCTGGTGCTGCAGGCAAAGTGTCACCATGAGAAACTGAGAGTTGGAGGTGAAGTGGAACAGACCCAGACCTTCTAGGTGGTCTCACTACAGGCTGAACATCCTCCACGGTGACCAAATTTCTACTGGAGACCTTCTGAACCAGGGGAGCTTCACTCCCATCATGAAAGGACCACCGGGGCTTTGTCTTCTTGAGACCTCCGCCCTCGTCTCCAGGTGACCCTGCAGCTCCTGGGCCGGTCTCCCAGGCCGACAGAGTCCCGTACCCGCTACTCAGCATGGTTGTGGCTCGTTCCCCTGGATGGTTCCTGGCCTCGGATCTGTGGTGAGGTGGTGAAGCTGTGCTGGTGAAGATGGAGACAGTCCGATCGTTGGTGTCTCCTAACGCTTGACTGTGTGTGGGACAGTCAATGGAGGTCGGGAGGTCATCTTTGGAGTCAGGAGACCATTTTGTGATGGAGGAAGGGGAGACGTCAGAGTGGGTATGGAAGCTGCCCTGACGGTTCTGAAGCTGAACCAGAGCTTTGATTTCATCCTGGATCAGCTGAGAGAAGACAACTGGGTCAGCTTCACA carries:
- the LOC128764307 gene encoding M-phase phosphoprotein 9 isoform X1, with translation MSTDDSVSEDGSSSTALSHCHGDGVGGKESEVSLVSSEGTSASGMAISEVPPRGPRDITPGCHKIRALCVSSGQVFRKGKDLPFINPSSLEILRALVQEIQSSGETDPEIWKDCEGRWLHLFQLVEKQYQEQIVAQQQQYQRQIQLIQDEIKALVQLQNRQGSFHTHSDVSPSSITKWSPDSKDDLPTSIDCPTHSQALGDTNDRTVSIFTSTASPPHHRSEARNHPGERATTMLSSGYGTLSAWETGPGAAGSPGDEGGGLKKTKPRWSFHDGSEAPLVQKVSSRNLVTVEDVQPVVRPPRSTSQTFTSWAQRQKLRSRRVKVTDQNQESTDSQEQVQTGPVQPLDGPGSRRSDSAMSELSGLTYWRLHEDDLYHPLPDSLDNNTHLHLQDATLTLEPGLSLRKIYQNKQFGEASVQPSPLTAQVLTLDPTASTRQSDRTSGFTSPSHFSSPSFAAPLGSGPVPSITPDSMVESGPNLADTDCNSEVSSVSTAGPVLPQGACTSQDHTRSGVIRTSSKIRKSSTEEAGPVQGSESSLDPVVLSLLRQNMRDKHARHVSDLRAYYESEIRTLREQLQLRPEDLDQRNQLLMDRCQHLEECVSEAKQRVQHLEASNRQLEEKQVDWPQRYASAMATIESLQQRLEQSRCTEQQKDSVMTNLRTRVIHLEDEVRLSRQEADQKEALRQREHKMLQELVEDYDTLVKEHTGLKNQLVSTENKLCDANNEIVDLKKTVSKLETQVKQLEHQNRAQARLSLHRSSQPCGAGLFHHPDLLLSPRRIQPEPDVTQQRSPGPSGPGSRVHSPIDTSGWRCSSPSECELVQTQQQEQNQRDSSRRDLTPMMRALIQLEETRATETRAPWGSGQRNTVVSPDQRPKEVREGVGQWGRAGLERGRESAAAVLRARCSLSPEGQRSSSLPPPAQRNIWATPTKRETLLAPVSSKCSPKRCPTDNYSTAFGHMMPREEHLNARADACLDQRRSLHCSPRKRLQFNCPAPDQLESGTPHSPGGDQLENQEPMGLESLGTKILTLSEAQQLCDELTQEKLQIEAALNRVTNPGARVGPQRTLDQEVLERRLDHVTRALVSARRTLKKLKLLGSAAV
- the LOC128764307 gene encoding M-phase phosphoprotein 9 isoform X3 codes for the protein MSTDDSVSEDGSSSTALSHCHGDGVGGKESEVSLVSSEGTSASGMAISEVPPRGPRDITPGCHKIRALCVSSGQVFRKGKDLPFINPSSLEILRALVQEIQSSGETDPEIWKDCEGRWLHLFQLVEKQYQEQIVAQQQQYQRQIQLIQDEIKALVQLQNRQGSFHTHSDVSPSSITKWSPDSKDDLPTSIDCPTHSQALGDTNDRTVSIFTSTASPPHHRSEARNHPGERATTMLSSGYGTLSAWETGPGAAGSPGDEGGGLKKTKPRWSFHDGSEAPLVQKVSSRNLVTVEDVQPVVRPPRSTSQTFTSWAQRQKLRSRRVKVTDQNQESTDSQEQVQTGPVQPLDGPGSRRSDSAMSELSGLTYWRLHEDDLYHPLPDSLDNNTHLHLQDATLTLEPGLSLRKIYQNKQFGEASVQPSPLTAQVLTLDPTASTRQSDRTSGFTSPSHFSSPSFAAPLGSGPVPSITPDSMVESGPNLADTDCNSEVSSVSTAGPVLPQGACTSQDHTRSGVIRTSSKIRKSSTEEAGPVQGSESSLDPVVLSLLRQNMRDKHARHVSDLRAYYESEIRTLREQLQLRPEDLDQRNQLLMDRCQHLEECVSEAKQRVQHLEASNRQLEEKQVDWPQRYASAMATIESLQQRLEQSRCTEQQKDSVMTNLRTRVIHLEDEVRLSRQEADQKEALRQREHKMLQELVEDYDTLVKEHTGLKNQLVSTENKLCDANNEIVDLKKTVSKLETQVKQLEHQNRAQARLSLHRSSQPCGAGLFHHPDLLLSPRRIQPEPDVTQQRSPGPSGPGSRVHSPIDTSGWRCSSPSECELVQTQQQEQNQRDSSRRDLTPMMRALIQLEETRATETRAPWGSGQRNTVVSPDQRPKEVREGVGQWGRAGLERGRESAAAVLRARCSLSPEGQRSSSLPPPAQRNIWATPTKRETLLAPVSSKCSPKRCPTDNYSTAFGHMMPREEHLNARADACLDQRRSLHCSPRKRLQFNCPAPGGCTPFVHEAPGEPVRRGDLTGGGRSVR
- the LOC128764307 gene encoding M-phase phosphoprotein 9 isoform X2 produces the protein MSTDDSVSEDGSSSTALSHCHGDGVGGKESEVSLVSSEGTSASGMAISEVPPRGPRDITPGCHKIRALCVSSGQVFRKGKDLPFINPSSLEILRALVQEIQSSGETDPEIWKDCEGRWLHLFQLVEKQYQEQIVAQQQQYQRQIQLIQDEIKALVQLQNRQGSFHTHSDVSPSSITKWSPDSKDDLPTSIDCPTHSQALGDTNDRTVSIFTSTASPPHHRSEARNHPGERATTMLSSGYGTLSAWETGPGAAGSPGDEGGGLKKTKPRWSFHDGSEAPLVQKVSSRNLVTVEDVQPVVRPPRSTSQTFTSWAQRQKLRSRRVKVTDQNQESTDSQEQVQTGPVQPLDGPGSRRSDSAMSELSGLTYWRLHEDDLYHPLPDSLDNNTHLHLQDATLTLEPGLSLRKIYQNKQFGEASVQPSPLTAQVLTLDPTASTRQSDRTSGFTSPSHFSSPSFAAPLGSGPVPSITPDSMVESGPNLADTDCNSEVSSVSTAGPVLPQGACTSQDHTRSGVIRTSSKIRKSSTEEAGPVQGSESSLDPVVLSLLRQNMRDKHARHVSDLRAYYESEIRTLREQLQLRPEDLDQRNQLLMDRCQHLEECVSEAKQRVQHLEASNRQLEEKQVDWPQRYASAMATIESLQQRLEQSRCTEQQKDSVMTNLRTRVIHLEDEVRLSRQEADQKEALRQREHKMLQELVEDYDTLVKEHTGLKNQLVSTENKLCDANNEIVDLKKTVSKLETQVKQLEHQNRAQARLSLHRSSQPCGAGLFHHPDLLLSPRRIQPEPDVTQQRSPGPSGPGSRVHSPIDTSGWRCSSPSECELVQTQQQEQNQRDSSRRDLTPMMRALIQLEETRATETRAPSKRETLLAPVSSKCSPKRCPTDNYSTAFGHMMPREEHLNARADACLDQRRSLHCSPRKRLQFNCPAPDQLESGTPHSPGGDQLENQEPMGLESLGTKILTLSEAQQLCDELTQEKLQIEAALNRVTNPGARVGPQRTLDQEVLERRLDHVTRALVSARRTLKKLKLLGSAAV